A genomic segment from Bacillus cereus G9842 encodes:
- a CDS encoding VaFE repeat-containing surface-anchored protein gives MGKRVIIRVFTLLSVLALFLNVFLPRASAEVMTHEKYSMNWSYSNSLGKHIRTEMIKNSSGQIAYCLTLGLKSPNGEDLPEMGKTDNVVYRLLLNGFPQKSVQQLGVANQNEAHYATQLAVWNALGQLDVNELKHENKNVEKAAKAIISNANNSEETQDVFMNVIPAEKQKAELKGEFFETNLYSVQTNAKGGSYKVVAKNAPNGVKIVSENGEVKDQLSVGEKFRIQIPKNTKTGEFNLSVAANLTKVQAIAYRGTDTVQNATVLLERNEEKLSSDLAVNWEAAGSLKIKKVGENGEVLADAVFEVFNANNESVGKITTGADGIAELNNLPIGTYTLKEIKAPTGYVSDDKPQTIEVKTGETGAVQIVNNKVKGNIEIKKLSDSGKVLPNVEFTVFTEDGKEVKKVVTKENGIANVEGLTYGKYYFLETQTPNGYIGNKTKYPFEIKEHNKTLTFTVENTEVKGSVKLLKVDNEDVSKKLEGAEFELKDASGKVIGEYKTDKNGEINVKDLAYGKYSFVEKASPNGYVLVKEPIMFEIKEHGKIIELLAVNHLIKGDLEITKVDVADGNNKLPNAEFTIYNEAGKEVVKGKTDDKGIAKFEKLPFGKYTYKETVAPKGYVLNEETFSFEIKENGQIIKHIVKDEKIPSIKTTATDKTDGTKEMHTSKSVTIQDKVEYKDLQVGKEYTVKGKLMNKETNKPLVVNGKEVTAETKFTPTEANGFITLDFTFDATGLEEKEVVVFEELLKDGKVVTTHADINDKGQTVKFVKPSVKTTATNKADGGKEIHSKDSITIQDKVEYTNLVVGKEYTVKGKLMNKAINKPLLIDGKEVTAETKFTAKEKNGFVTLDFTFVGAEQQGREVVVFEDLLHEGQVIATHADINDVGQTVRFVEPSIKTTATNKADGSKELDASKSVTIQDKVEYKDLIVGKEYVVKGKLMDKATNKPLLVDGKEVTVESKFTAKEKNGSIILDFTCNASALQGKEVVVFEELYQDNILIAIHAEIEDKGQTVKFKEVKPEQPKPEQPNSDENTPTPEQPNEQVKEQPQPKKEIQSKIGWLPQTGTNLTSWISMAAGALLLIVGGVIFLKRKNA, from the coding sequence TTGGGTAAGAGAGTCATTATAAGAGTTTTTACATTATTATCAGTACTGGCATTATTCCTTAATGTATTTTTACCTAGGGCTAGTGCAGAGGTTATGACGCACGAGAAATATTCAATGAACTGGAGTTATAGTAATAGTTTAGGAAAGCACATTCGAACTGAAATGATTAAAAATTCAAGTGGTCAAATTGCTTATTGCTTAACTCTTGGACTAAAATCACCAAATGGTGAAGATCTTCCTGAAATGGGGAAAACAGATAATGTAGTATATAGGCTCCTATTAAACGGTTTCCCGCAAAAAAGTGTTCAGCAGTTGGGAGTAGCTAATCAGAATGAGGCACACTACGCAACTCAGCTTGCAGTTTGGAATGCATTAGGTCAACTTGATGTAAATGAATTAAAACATGAGAATAAAAATGTTGAAAAAGCAGCTAAGGCTATTATTAGTAATGCTAATAATAGTGAGGAGACTCAAGATGTTTTTATGAATGTGATTCCTGCTGAAAAGCAAAAAGCAGAATTAAAGGGTGAATTCTTCGAAACAAATCTATATTCAGTACAAACAAATGCTAAGGGTGGTTCTTATAAAGTAGTAGCAAAAAATGCACCTAATGGAGTAAAAATTGTTAGTGAAAATGGTGAAGTGAAAGATCAACTTTCAGTTGGAGAGAAATTCCGTATCCAAATTCCTAAAAATACTAAAACAGGTGAATTTAATCTAAGTGTTGCTGCAAACTTAACAAAAGTTCAAGCAATTGCTTACCGTGGTACGGATACTGTTCAGAATGCTACAGTACTATTAGAAAGAAATGAAGAAAAGCTTAGTAGTGATCTTGCAGTAAATTGGGAAGCAGCTGGTTCTTTAAAAATTAAAAAGGTTGGAGAAAATGGAGAAGTTTTAGCTGATGCAGTATTTGAGGTCTTTAATGCAAATAATGAATCAGTTGGAAAAATCACGACTGGTGCTGATGGTATAGCAGAATTAAACAACTTACCAATTGGTACTTACACATTAAAAGAAATTAAAGCACCAACAGGCTATGTTTCAGATGATAAACCACAAACTATTGAAGTTAAGACAGGAGAAACAGGAGCTGTCCAAATAGTAAATAACAAAGTAAAAGGTAACATCGAAATTAAAAAGCTTAGTGATTCAGGAAAGGTTTTACCAAATGTTGAATTCACAGTCTTCACTGAAGATGGTAAAGAAGTGAAAAAAGTAGTAACAAAAGAAAATGGAATTGCAAACGTTGAAGGTCTTACGTATGGTAAATATTATTTCTTAGAGACACAAACACCTAATGGATATATTGGAAATAAAACAAAGTATCCTTTTGAAATTAAAGAGCACAATAAAACACTTACTTTTACAGTGGAAAATACAGAAGTAAAAGGTAGTGTAAAATTACTTAAAGTGGATAATGAAGATGTTAGTAAAAAATTAGAAGGTGCAGAATTCGAGCTAAAAGATGCAAGTGGAAAAGTAATTGGTGAATATAAAACAGATAAAAATGGTGAGATTAACGTCAAAGATTTAGCGTATGGTAAATATTCATTTGTAGAAAAGGCTTCTCCAAATGGTTATGTTCTTGTTAAAGAACCAATTATGTTCGAAATAAAGGAACATGGAAAGATTATTGAGTTATTGGCAGTTAATCATCTTATCAAAGGTGATCTAGAAATTACAAAGGTAGATGTAGCTGATGGAAATAACAAGCTTCCAAATGCAGAATTTACGATTTATAACGAAGCAGGAAAAGAAGTAGTAAAAGGAAAAACAGACGATAAAGGAATCGCTAAATTTGAAAAGTTACCATTTGGAAAATACACATATAAAGAAACTGTTGCACCAAAAGGTTATGTATTAAATGAAGAAACGTTCTCTTTTGAAATTAAAGAGAATGGTCAAATCATTAAACACATTGTCAAAGATGAAAAGATTCCTTCAATAAAAACAACAGCTACTGATAAAACAGATGGTACAAAAGAAATGCACACGTCTAAGTCTGTAACAATCCAAGATAAAGTGGAATACAAAGATCTACAAGTAGGTAAAGAGTACACTGTAAAAGGTAAATTAATGAATAAAGAGACTAATAAACCATTAGTTGTAAATGGTAAAGAAGTAACTGCTGAAACGAAGTTTACACCAACAGAAGCAAATGGTTTTATTACACTAGATTTTACTTTTGATGCAACTGGTTTAGAAGAAAAAGAAGTAGTAGTATTCGAAGAGTTACTGAAAGACGGAAAAGTTGTTACGACACATGCTGATATCAATGATAAAGGTCAAACAGTTAAGTTCGTTAAGCCATCAGTAAAAACGACAGCTACAAACAAAGCTGATGGTGGAAAAGAGATTCATTCAAAGGATTCTATCACTATTCAAGACAAAGTGGAGTATACTAACTTAGTTGTAGGTAAAGAGTACACTGTAAAAGGTAAACTTATGAACAAAGCTATTAACAAACCATTATTAATTGATGGAAAAGAAGTAACAGCTGAAACGAAGTTTACTGCAAAAGAAAAGAACGGTTTTGTAACATTAGACTTTACTTTTGTTGGTGCTGAACAGCAAGGAAGAGAAGTAGTCGTGTTTGAAGACTTATTACATGAAGGTCAAGTAATTGCAACTCATGCTGACATTAATGATGTAGGTCAAACAGTTCGGTTTGTAGAACCTTCTATTAAAACGACAGCTACAAATAAAGCTGATGGTTCTAAAGAGTTAGACGCTTCTAAATCTGTAACAATCCAAGATAAAGTGGAATACAAAGACTTAATCGTGGGTAAAGAGTACGTTGTAAAAGGTAAACTAATGGATAAAGCAACAAACAAGCCATTATTAGTTGATGGTAAAGAGGTAACAGTAGAATCTAAGTTTACTGCTAAAGAGAAGAATGGTTCTATCATACTAGATTTCACATGTAATGCTTCTGCATTACAAGGTAAAGAAGTAGTAGTATTTGAAGAACTGTATCAAGATAATATATTAATAGCTATTCACGCTGAAATTGAAGATAAGGGACAAACAGTGAAATTTAAAGAGGTAAAGCCGGAACAACCTAAACCAGAACAGCCGAATTCGGATGAAAATACTCCAACACCAGAGCAACCTAACGAGCAAGTAAAAGAACAACCACAACCTAAGAAAGAAATCCAATCTAAAATTGGATGGTTACCACAAACAGGTACTAATCTTACAAGTTGGATCTCTATGGCTGCAGGAGCATTACTGTTAATTGTTGGTGGAGTGATTTTCTTAAAACGTAAAAATGCATAG